The DNA region GGAAGgatatgcaaaaaaaaaaacggTGGGGTATCTATAGATGAGCCAGAGTTGCACGATGCACTCCAACAAAAATTCACATATTAAAGCATCATGTAGCAAAAATAGCCTTGTCTTTTTGTTCAGCTAATTCGAATTTTTCGTAAGATTGTATTTTCATTAGTGGTATAGACTTGCCATCTTTTATTTTTTAATATAAGTAAATGTTGTCTTGAAACTGAAGTGAGCAGTCTTTAAATTCTGACAGGAACCTGACTTCTGATTTGTATTTGCTAGATCGTTCAAATATTTAATTTGTTGCTTGACCTATCCAATAATGAATATTTTATGAAGAACAGCTTGACTATGCCAATTCTAGTTTGTTGTGCTAGAAGACCATAGTTGATGTTTTCTGTCATGGGGAAAGATATATGTTATAGGCTGAGAGTTTTGCTCCGGTGGTCTTTTCCATAAAATCTGCATGACTTTTAAAGCAGCTGatttaattaattttattttttctCACCTCGGTATTGTTTGGGCCCGGCCCTACCCGTGCCCTACTGAGGCCCTGTTCAAGTCCAAGATCTTCTACCTAGGTAGGCAAGTTTGCAAATCGTTATAATTGCCCAAGCCTAGATATTCAGGTTTTTCTCCCCATATAGCTTACTCAAGCCTCCCATGAATTACCCGGAAAATCTAAGGGGGTGTTTGGATACCCCCAGACTAAACTCTAATCCCTATCACATCGGATATTTGgatactaattagaagtattaaatgtAGACCAATTACAAAACCAATTGTATAAATGAAGAGTATTTCATAAGATgaatccattaaacctaattagttcatgatttgacAATattgctacagtaaacatatgctaataataaattaattaggattaatagattcatctcgtgaattagtcgaGATTTATAgaattagtttataattaatctatatttaatattcaTAACTGGTGttcaaacatccgatgtgataGGACTAAAATTTAATTTAATCAGCCAGATCCAAATATCCGATGTAACGGGAAGGTATAATTTTAGGATCTACATGTACGTACAGAAGTAGGATACTAAGATATCATGAAACAAaaatggcaaaaaaaaaaaacacaagcGATCTGGGCCGCCAGACAGCCAAGCCAGCTTTCCACGACGCGTCCGACGACACCGGGCCGGCGTTTTCTCCGTTTGGCCTTTCGCACGGgcgcccctcccctcccccacCCAACGGCTAGTAGTGCGGTCCGGTGACCCCAGGCCAGCGCACGCTACCGCCCACCACCCCATGTGGGCAATACCCCAGCCGTCCATCGCCGATCAGCCCGTCGGATCGAGCCGCCCGCGTCGCTCTCCCCCTTCGCCCGCTCCCCCAGCGCCAGCGGCGCACCGCacccccgccgcctcccccgTTTCAAAAGTTTTCGAATTAACTCCAACGGACAGTCACAGACATCCAACCGCATCTTACAATTACAAGCAAATCAAGCGCCCCTTCTCggctcctctcctcccctctcctctcctctcttccccaCTCGATTCCGTAGATTCCGCTTGCGGATCGGCGTCTCGCCTTAGCACGCAGAAGCAGCAGTAAAGAGGCCATGGAGATGCTGCGGCGGAACCTGAAGCGGCAGGGGTCGCGCTCGCTCTCCGCcttcgccggcggcgccgcctcCCCGCGCGCCGCGGACCAGGAGAACCTCCACCCCAACctcgcctcctcgccgccggcgtcgcccgCCGCCAAGggcgccgcctcgccgcgcccgaAGCACCCAGCGGCCACCGCAGAGGAGGATCACGCCACGgccaccgccgcggccgcgccagCCGACAACGAGCCCTCCGTCAAGGTACCGTAGCATGCCCACTTCACCTGATTCCGCTTCATGCGAGGGCAATTTGGGATCTCGTGAGGGTCGCGATCCTTGTTCGTGATGTGTGGGGGTGTGCGCGCAGGTGGTGGTGAGGGTGCGGCCGACGGTGAGCCGGCCGGTGGACGGCAAGGATCTGTGGTTCGTCCGCAAGACCGCCCCGGACGCCGTCGCTGTCGGCGACCGGTCCTTCGCGGTTGATGGCGTCCTCGACGATAGGGCCTCGCAGGTATACAAGCAGCCTGACCCCATTACACTGCGGAGCTTGGCCCAACTGTGCGCAATCCTGAACGAAATCTGTGAATTGGTGGTTGTTTGCAGGCCGATGCGTTCGATCTGGTTGGGTTGCCCTTGATCGAGAACGCCCTGGCTGGATTCAACACATCCCTCGTCTGCTACGGCCAGGTACTGCTAATCCAAGGAGTCGGCTAATCCGAGGAGTCGGTTTCCTGTTCTCTGCTTCTCTGTTCCTGTTTTCTGATGCTCGTCTATGTGTTGTTGAATGCTTCTAGAGCGGCACTGGTAAGACACACACCATGTGGGGCCCTCTCGGCGCCATGGTTGACAGCGGCTCTGACCACGCTGACCGCGGTGTCGTGCCTCGGGTTTTCCAGAACCTCTTCTCTCGAATCCAAAGAGTAAGAAAATTCTTCTTTACTTCTTGTAAATCGCTGAGTGATCTTGTTGACTTGATGTGGCCTATCTCGGTGCAGACGCAAGAGAGCTCTCCTGAGAAGCATACCAGCTACCAATGCCGGTGCTCGTTCCTCGAGGTGCGTAGTTATCTGTTTGTTTTCAACTGAACCATGCCTTGGAATGCTTTCTGGAACTGAACACATGCTTTTGCTTTCCCAACTTTGTTGCAGGTACATAACGAGCAGATCAATGATCTGTTGGAACCATCTCAGCGTGACCTGCAGGTATCTTTTTTGACAAGGAAATTATTCGGGATTTGCAATTGCTATTGGTATATCTGTATCTTATCCAACTTTATTCCTTTAGATAAGAGAGAATGCTGGCAATGGTATCCATGTCGAAAACTTGACTGATGAGTATGTGTCAACAGTAGAGGATATCAATCAGATTTTGATGAAGGTATACGCACAACAACTTCccatttatgttgttctctgtTTCTGGATAGTGGATGCACTGATCAGGAAGTTGTTGCACGAATTTGCAAGTTTATATGACACCTACTGCTAACTTGAATCTGCAAGTTACGAATATGGAAACATTTGGCATTTTCCACATTATTAAAATGGTTAGTTCAATTATTTAAGATATAAATTTATCTGGACCAGACATTATAGCATCCATCATGTGTTCTAAATATAGTTTTTATGCTTTTGTAAACAGTACTGTTTCAAGTTATTATTATGATTCTCTAAGAACAAATTTGAGAAACAAGAGAAACTAAAAACTCGGTCTGCGAGGGGCAAGACGTCCCCCGAGCATTAATATAAGAAGAAGGCCTTCTCACGCAGATGGAGAAAACCTCCGAACCCCTGCCTCACCCTTACACAGAATCTGCAAGTTACGAATATGGAAACATTTGGCATTTTCCACATTATTAAAATGGTTAGTTCAATTATTTAAGATATAAATTTATCTGGACCAGACATTATAGCATCCATCATGTGTTCTAAATATAGTTTTTATGCTTTTGTAAACAGTACTGTTTCAAGTAATTATTATGTTTCTCTAAGAACAAATTTGAGAAACAAGAGAAACTAAAAACTCGGTCTGCGAGGGGCAAGCCGCCCCCCGAGCATTAATATAAGAAGAAGGCCTTCTCACGCAGATGGAGAAAATCTCCGAACCCCTGCCTCACCCTTACATAGAGGTTGCCGTTGCCCGTGTGAGAGCGGGCTGGACCTTCATGTGCTTTGGTGTGGTGGCTGGTGAGGGGATTTTTTTAACCCCAGCCTGGAATTCGCTCTTACGGGGAGTCGAACGCAAGACCTGGGGAGGTGCTACTTGAGCCCTCTAACCAAGTCAGCTAGGGGGGTAGCATCTCAATTCACAAACAAGTTGCCTTTTAgtttctcttctcttctttttaAAACGGGATCTTTTATCTCTGTATTGCTTTGGATTGAAACCAAGACATCACACTTGTTTAACCCCCCATGCAACATCATGTGGAATATAAAGGTTTGCTTTGATTACATCATGCAACATGAGGTTCTGTTTTGTAAGGATGCTTCTCTTGATTAGTCTTTTTTCCAATCATACTTCTCGTGATAACTAAGTTTATTTTCTTTACAGGGACTTTCAAATAGGAAAGTTGGCACCACCAGTATGAACTTGAAAAGTTCACGTTCTCATGTGATATTCACCTGCATTATTGAAGCATGGAGCAAGGTAAACACCTTCTTACCATCCTATGTTATGATGttaatttttcttttcttttctaggtCCTTTGTTGATTATTGTATGTCACTGTGGAGCCTTCTTATTCTATCTTTTTGTAATAATTATGTCAGATATTTACCAGATAGACATGTGCTGATTTATATTTTGGATTTACCTTGTTCAATTAACATTACAGGGTTCATCAAATGGATTTAGTAGTTCAAGAACTAGCAGAATTACTTTTGTTGACCTTGCTGGCCCTGAAAATGATGACCTTGATGGTGCAGCAAAGAATTGTACAAAGGAGGAAAGGCATCTGAAGAAGTCTCTCTCAAGGCTTGGGTATGTAAATTTATAACGGCCTGTTCAGTCAAATTCTGTGATAATCTTTTCTCATTAGCCAACAACTTATTTGTTGTCATACAAGATACCATGTATCATTATTTATTCTGTTACTTGTTTCACTTTAGTTTCTCTGTCTTGATATGTGCTATGGGCCTCTGAGTGCAATATGCTGAATCGTCTTGTTCTGTTCCAAATACAAACATCATATGATTGAGATACTCCAAGATATGAAATGTATTAAGAAGGCCAAAACCTCACAGTTGCATGGTTTCATTTCAGGAAACTAGTCAACATTCTTTCAGAAACACCAGAATCCCAAAAAGATGATTTGCCCTATGAGCAATCCCGTTTGACACATGTGCTGAAGGATACACTAGGTGGCAACTCGAGGGTTACATTTTTATGTTCAATTTCTTCAGAGCACAGGTATTTTCTGTTCTTGCATTTCTTTTTACGCATTCTAGATCTTGTTGTGCTGACTGATGCTTGGGAAATGCAGGTGCAGATCTGGAACGTTAAGTACACTAAGATTCGGTGAACGAGCAAAGCTTCTGCCAAACAAAGCTGTGATAAATGAGATATCAGAAGATGATGTAAATGGCTTGAGTGATCAGATACGTCAGTTGAAGGTATTGCCTCAGAAGCACATAGAAGTAGACCAATTTTATGGCTTTACGAACACTTGCTAATAATTTAATTCCTTGCAGGATGAACTCATAAGAACAAAGTCTGGAGACTCCGCAACTTGCAAGGCTGGATACTCCAGTGCACAAAATGCCCGTGAAAGCTTGCATAATTTGCGAATGAGCCTTAATCGCTCTCTAATCTTGCCTCACATTGAAGTTGATTCAGAGGAAGAAGTGGATGTGAACGAAGAAGATGTGCAAGAACTGCGTGATCAGATTAGCAAGCTTCACTCTTCATCTGAAACTTTTGATGACTTCATGGATGCAGAGAGTGGGGATGACAACACTCCTTACGCCAAGGGGAATCTGGAAACAAGTGAAGAAGATGATCAGCCTATCATAGATGATTTTGGAAGTCCACTACAGCAAGAGCACAAAGAAGTGCCTGGCACTACAAATGCTGGTGACGAGCTTATTTCTGATAGGAAATCTAGTCTATCAGTTAGTGCCTCCCCAA from Panicum hallii strain FIL2 chromosome 9, PHallii_v3.1, whole genome shotgun sequence includes:
- the LOC112874554 gene encoding kinesin-like protein KIN-12C, which translates into the protein MEMLRRNLKRQGSRSLSAFAGGAASPRAADQENLHPNLASSPPASPAAKGAASPRPKHPAATAEEDHATATAAAAPADNEPSVKVVVRVRPTVSRPVDGKDLWFVRKTAPDAVAVGDRSFAVDGVLDDRASQADAFDLVGLPLIENALAGFNTSLVCYGQSGTGKTHTMWGPLGAMVDSGSDHADRGVVPRVFQNLFSRIQRTQESSPEKHTSYQCRCSFLEVHNEQINDLLEPSQRDLQIRENAGNGIHVENLTDEYVSTVEDINQILMKGLSNRKVGTTSMNLKSSRSHVIFTCIIEAWSKGSSNGFSSSRTSRITFVDLAGPENDDLDGAAKNCTKEERHLKKSLSRLGKLVNILSETPESQKDDLPYEQSRLTHVLKDTLGGNSRVTFLCSISSEHRCRSGTLSTLRFGERAKLLPNKAVINEISEDDVNGLSDQIRQLKDELIRTKSGDSATCKAGYSSAQNARESLHNLRMSLNRSLILPHIEVDSEEEVDVNEEDVQELRDQISKLHSSSETFDDFMDAESGDDNTPYAKGNLETSEEDDQPIIDDFGSPLQQEHKEVPGTTNAGDELISDRKSSLSVSASPSLSPIQDPTLCSSPKIHNKARKSITSPGLSPSKLRVSESLGDINVEACKNSTVRSSLQSSKLSPTDSLAASLQRGLHIIEYHQQNPAPRRSFVGLSFDHFAVNPRQSIANVSSAVQALPEGRGTILCSSCKKPVHANENQTEDINSAKQIVLALGAASNESAISSVKGDNSKAAIASKRETELEALCEEQAAKIKELSILIDQYRNGSRDGPDPNGVTPAEELTSKIDEQCGDGKVSSLSPNEREALLTEIESLKEQLKHQTNMSTNGSLLDQIRNGSIDQEYELEKERQKWMESESKWISLTEELRVDLESNRMHAEKTEMELCNEKKCTAELDDALQRAMYGHARMVEHYVELQELYNDLLEKHRRVMEAISEVKRAAAKAGRKGCGTAFAAALAAELSTVRIDREKERAQLKEQNRRLRIQLRDTAEAVHAAGELLVRLREAEEASTQEKERSAALLQENEKLKKQLEKLRKKHEMELETMKVHLAESRLPESALGGFYHHENKTPEYSCDAPSTTQDDDQSWRSAFASAYE